One part of the Mariniblastus fucicola genome encodes these proteins:
- a CDS encoding ATP-dependent Clp protease ATP-binding subunit codes for MYERFTDRARKVMQLANQEAQRFNHEYIGTEHMLLGLVKEGTGVAANVLKNLDVELRKIRLEVEKLVQSGPEMITMGKLPQTPRAKKVLEYSMEEARNLQHNFVGTEHILLGLLREQEGVAAQVLINLGLKLEEVRDEVLNLLGSGLESGESSERGGREGEGAEAEGGSSRGSKSKTPALDSFGRDLTELAKQGKLDPVIGRAKEIERAIQVLCRRTKNNPVLLGEAGVGKTAIVEGFAQRVISGDIPEILADKRIVVLDLAMMVAGTKYRGQFEERIKAVMNEVRRAQNTILFIDELHTLVGAGGAEGAIDAANVLKPALARGEIQCIGATTLDEYRKYIEKDSALARRFQEILVDPTSNEDTIEILKGLRSRYEEHHRVQITDDAVEAAVEYSSRYITGRCLPDKAIDVIDEAGARIRLRTMKRPPDLKEIDEDIERLNKEKEDAVANQDFEKAASLRDQADKFRKKKEQIKKDWREKSQQNEGVVDEEVVAEVISKMTGVPLTRLSTEDSLRLMKMEDELHKTVVSQDNAVKSISKAVRRSRSGLKDPKRPIGCFMFAGPTGVGKTLLAKALAEFMFGDSEALVTIDMSEYMEKHNLSRLIGAPPGYVGYEEGGQLTEKIRRRPYSVVLLDEIEKAHPDIFNMLLQVMEEGRLTDSFGRNVDFRNVILIMTTNVGAHAIKNESAFGLPGAGDDQSYDAMKERVYDEINKAFRPEFLNRLSELPIIFRHLEKKDLKVVIDFELAKIRERLAERGFDLELTEEAKEFLIVKGTDLEYGARPLRRALENYIEDPLSEELLQGSFTGKNKLIVDALKDADGNPVRDKNDKIKQLKFDSEFVPPVEEEPKEEETVGVGAGEGSDSDDEPSDE; via the coding sequence ATGTACGAACGCTTTACCGATCGAGCTCGCAAGGTCATGCAGTTGGCCAACCAGGAAGCTCAGCGATTCAACCATGAGTACATCGGCACCGAACACATGTTGCTTGGGCTGGTAAAAGAAGGCACCGGCGTTGCGGCCAACGTTCTGAAAAATCTGGACGTTGAGCTCCGCAAGATTCGCCTGGAAGTTGAAAAGCTTGTCCAAAGTGGTCCGGAAATGATCACGATGGGCAAACTGCCTCAAACGCCTCGCGCAAAAAAGGTGCTTGAGTACTCGATGGAGGAAGCTCGCAATCTGCAACACAACTTCGTTGGCACCGAGCACATTTTGCTTGGTTTGCTACGGGAGCAGGAAGGCGTTGCGGCGCAGGTCCTGATCAACCTTGGCTTGAAACTTGAAGAAGTCCGCGATGAAGTTCTGAACCTGCTCGGCAGTGGACTTGAGTCTGGCGAAAGTTCAGAACGCGGTGGTCGTGAGGGAGAAGGCGCCGAAGCCGAAGGTGGCTCAAGCCGCGGCAGCAAATCGAAGACACCAGCTCTCGACAGCTTCGGTCGCGATTTGACGGAACTGGCCAAGCAAGGCAAGCTCGATCCGGTTATCGGCCGAGCCAAAGAGATCGAACGGGCGATTCAGGTTCTGTGCCGTCGTACGAAAAACAATCCAGTTTTGCTGGGCGAAGCCGGCGTTGGTAAAACAGCGATCGTCGAAGGGTTCGCTCAACGCGTTATCTCGGGCGACATTCCAGAGATCCTGGCTGATAAACGAATTGTGGTTCTTGACCTCGCGATGATGGTTGCGGGCACAAAATACCGCGGTCAGTTCGAAGAGCGGATCAAAGCGGTTATGAACGAAGTTCGCCGTGCTCAAAACACAATCCTGTTCATCGACGAACTTCACACGCTCGTCGGTGCCGGTGGTGCGGAAGGCGCGATCGACGCGGCAAACGTGCTCAAGCCCGCTCTTGCCCGTGGAGAAATCCAGTGCATCGGAGCCACGACGCTTGACGAATATCGCAAGTACATCGAGAAAGACTCGGCACTTGCTCGTCGTTTCCAGGAAATCCTGGTCGATCCAACATCGAACGAAGACACAATCGAAATCCTTAAAGGGTTGCGTTCGCGTTACGAAGAACACCATCGTGTGCAAATCACAGACGACGCGGTCGAGGCGGCCGTTGAGTACAGCAGCCGATACATCACCGGTCGATGCCTTCCGGATAAAGCCATCGATGTGATCGACGAAGCCGGCGCTCGTATCCGACTTCGCACGATGAAGCGTCCGCCAGACCTCAAGGAAATCGACGAAGACATCGAGCGTCTGAATAAGGAAAAAGAAGACGCTGTCGCCAACCAGGATTTCGAGAAAGCTGCCTCGCTTCGCGATCAGGCTGACAAGTTCCGCAAGAAGAAGGAACAGATCAAGAAAGACTGGCGCGAGAAATCGCAACAGAACGAAGGCGTTGTGGACGAAGAAGTCGTCGCCGAGGTTATCTCCAAGATGACGGGCGTTCCGTTGACGCGACTGTCGACCGAAGATTCGTTGCGTCTGATGAAGATGGAGGACGAACTTCACAAAACCGTTGTCAGTCAGGACAACGCCGTCAAATCGATCTCGAAAGCGGTTCGCCGCAGTCGCAGTGGCCTGAAGGATCCAAAACGTCCGATCGGTTGCTTCATGTTTGCCGGCCCAACGGGTGTTGGTAAAACGTTGTTGGCGAAAGCTTTGGCTGAATTCATGTTCGGCGATTCAGAAGCTTTGGTCACGATCGACATGTCCGAGTACATGGAGAAACACAACCTCAGTCGCCTGATCGGTGCCCCTCCGGGATACGTGGGCTACGAAGAAGGTGGTCAGCTGACAGAGAAAATTCGTCGCCGTCCGTACTCGGTCGTTCTGTTGGACGAAATCGAAAAAGCCCATCCCGACATCTTCAACATGTTGTTGCAGGTGATGGAAGAAGGCCGTTTGACCGACAGCTTTGGTCGCAACGTCGACTTCCGCAACGTGATCTTGATCATGACAACCAACGTCGGTGCTCATGCGATCAAGAACGAGTCGGCTTTCGGTCTGCCTGGTGCTGGCGACGACCAGAGTTACGATGCGATGAAAGAACGCGTTTATGATGAGATCAACAAGGCCTTCCGACCTGAATTTCTCAACCGTCTTTCAGAGCTTCCGATCATCTTCCGTCACCTGGAGAAGAAGGACCTCAAAGTGGTCATCGACTTCGAATTGGCGAAGATTCGCGAGCGACTTGCAGAACGTGGTTTCGATCTCGAACTGACCGAAGAAGCGAAGGAATTCCTCATCGTCAAAGGTACCGACCTTGAGTACGGTGCTCGTCCGCTGCGTCGTGCACTTGAGAACTACATCGAAGATCCGCTGTCCGAAGAACTGCTTCAGGGCTCGTTCACGGGCAAGAACAAGCTGATTGTCGATGCGTTGAAAGATGCCGACGGTAACCCTGTGCGGGATAAAAACGACAAAATCAAACAGCTAAAGTTTGACAGTGAGTTCGTTCCTCCGGTCGAAGAAGAACCCAAGGAAGAGGAAACTGTCGGCGTTGGAGCCGGTGAAGGTTCTGATTCTGACGATGAGCCATCTGACGAATAG
- a CDS encoding IS5 family transposase, which translates to MSIEYPSSLSDDQWRLLRRLIPPAKLRGRKRIDRRQIVDAILYWCRTGCQWRLLPDCFPNWNTVYGVYRAWRIDGTWQRIHDRLREKVRRKEGRKPTPTAAIIDSQSIRSAEGGELRGYDAAKRITGRKRHILVDTLGLVMVVVVHSADLQDYEGAHLVLENIRQKFRRLRVIFADSIYGRADLPEFLKQWYRVILQTVKRPVEAEGFVVLPKRWIVERTFAWLGKFRRLSKDYERLTQNSETVIRIAMIQFMLNRLEK; encoded by the coding sequence ATGAGTATTGAGTATCCCAGCAGTCTCAGTGATGATCAATGGCGATTGCTTCGTCGTCTGATTCCGCCAGCAAAACTTCGCGGCCGCAAACGAATCGATCGGCGTCAAATTGTCGATGCGATATTGTATTGGTGTCGAACGGGCTGCCAGTGGCGGTTGCTTCCGGACTGCTTTCCGAATTGGAACACGGTTTATGGAGTTTATCGAGCTTGGCGTATTGATGGGACATGGCAACGCATTCACGATCGTCTTCGCGAAAAGGTACGCCGCAAAGAAGGCAGGAAGCCAACGCCAACAGCAGCCATCATTGATTCGCAAAGCATTCGCAGTGCTGAAGGAGGAGAATTACGCGGGTATGACGCGGCGAAACGAATTACCGGACGAAAGCGTCACATCCTGGTGGATACGTTGGGGCTTGTGATGGTCGTTGTTGTCCACTCGGCCGATCTACAAGACTACGAAGGTGCACATCTTGTTCTTGAAAACATCAGACAGAAGTTTCGTCGGCTTCGAGTCATCTTCGCGGACTCGATTTACGGGCGGGCTGATTTGCCGGAGTTCCTGAAGCAATGGTATCGTGTCATCTTGCAAACCGTTAAGCGTCCGGTCGAAGCCGAAGGGTTCGTTGTCTTACCCAAGCGATGGATCGTTGAACGGACTTTCGCATGGCTTGGAAAATTCAGAAGGCTCTCAAAGGACTATGAAAGACTGACTCAAAACAGCGAAACTGTCATACGAATCGCAATGATTCAATTCATGCTAAACAGGCTGGAAAAATAA
- a CDS encoding thiamine phosphate synthase has protein sequence MGENEKTRKIDARQSYSTPKQPLNAAILRVLDASINRASEGLRVVESFARMVLEDGFLSAQLKQLRHDLAESCGPIDAQCRLQSRDSESDVGRDVKTESEYQRSDFESLIRSNMARVQQATRTIEEFSKLNFGSVATDVEQIRYRAYTLEKAIFNTAINRSRFEESHLYVLIDACGQRSGFEQLSSLVGDLVAAGVDLIQLRDKSLTDRELVAAGKLIASLTQETKTLWVMNDRADLCVAANADGVHFGQDELSVHDARMILRPNQFIGVSTHSIEQARQAVIDGADYIGVGPVFESQTKSFDSHVGVELVSSVVSEISLPAFAIGGIDSNNVEQVTAVGCQRIAVSSAVCKANEPGNAAINLMNRLSPE, from the coding sequence ATGGGCGAAAACGAAAAAACCAGGAAAATCGACGCTCGACAGTCCTACTCGACGCCGAAACAGCCATTGAATGCCGCAATTTTGCGAGTCCTGGACGCTTCGATCAATCGGGCTTCTGAGGGACTTCGCGTGGTGGAATCGTTCGCCAGAATGGTTCTCGAAGACGGATTTTTGTCCGCTCAGCTCAAACAGCTGCGGCACGATTTGGCGGAAAGCTGTGGGCCAATCGATGCTCAATGTCGCCTTCAGTCGCGGGACAGCGAATCTGACGTTGGCCGGGATGTTAAAACGGAATCTGAGTATCAGCGATCTGATTTCGAAAGCTTGATTCGCTCCAACATGGCCCGAGTCCAACAGGCGACTCGCACGATCGAGGAATTTTCAAAGCTGAATTTCGGATCGGTCGCTACCGATGTCGAGCAGATTCGCTACCGTGCGTATACGCTCGAGAAAGCGATTTTTAATACGGCTATCAACCGTTCCCGATTCGAAGAATCGCATCTTTACGTTTTAATCGATGCTTGTGGTCAGCGCAGCGGGTTTGAGCAATTGAGTTCGCTTGTTGGCGACTTGGTTGCTGCGGGTGTTGATCTAATTCAGTTGCGTGACAAGTCGCTGACCGATCGTGAACTGGTCGCCGCCGGAAAACTCATCGCTTCGCTGACTCAAGAAACCAAAACGCTTTGGGTAATGAACGATCGCGCCGACCTTTGTGTCGCCGCAAATGCAGACGGAGTCCACTTCGGCCAGGATGAACTTTCCGTCCATGACGCTCGAATGATCTTGCGGCCAAACCAGTTCATTGGCGTCTCGACACATTCGATCGAACAGGCTCGTCAGGCTGTCATCGATGGAGCCGACTACATCGGCGTGGGACCGGTCTTTGAGTCGCAGACCAAGTCCTTTGATTCGCATGTCGGCGTCGAGTTGGTATCCAGTGTCGTGAGCGAGATTTCGCTTCCCGCTTTCGCCATCGGCGGCATCGACAGCAACAACGTCGAACAGGTAACGGCAGTCGGCTGTCAGAGAATCGCAGTAAGCTCTGCCGTTTGTAAAGCGAACGAACCCGGCAACGCGGCCATCAACCTGATGAACAGGCTTTCGCCAGAGTAG
- a CDS encoding IS701 family transposase, producing MDGTWIRQMKPALTRFLNRFSDCFSRKDTRAHMPTYVQGQLSNLARKSVEPIALAAGVPVRTLQEFLAQYAWNEDAVRDRLQQMVATERGSKRAIGVFDETSDVKKGTKTPGVQRQWCGKVGKTDNCMVTVHLAFAQDDFHCLLDGELFLPESWSEDRERCRVAGIPDEMVYQPKWKIALELYDRALSNGLEFEWITFDEGYGSKGPFLRALDAKAQLFIGEVPVSMTGWIKKPGLQHPPKDPCRGRPQKGARVAKDNPKAQPFRKLLEESTRFTNQSWERYRVKDGDKGPMVWEVKHAMIYRPDGKCVSSKRWHLLVARNPLKPDEIKYFLSNAPAATSVQKLLLVAFSRWHVERCFQDQKQDIGLDAWEGRKYLGLKRHMILSCVSYLFLTKMREKLGGKKIRVHRLSGSRRRIGTGPDLVA from the coding sequence ATGGATGGTACTTGGATTCGTCAGATGAAACCAGCTTTGACACGTTTTCTGAATCGGTTCTCCGATTGTTTTAGTCGAAAAGATACCCGTGCTCATATGCCAACGTATGTTCAGGGTCAGCTATCAAACCTTGCTCGCAAGAGTGTTGAGCCCATTGCACTGGCTGCCGGAGTTCCCGTTCGCACGCTTCAGGAGTTTCTTGCTCAATACGCATGGAATGAAGACGCCGTGCGAGATCGTCTGCAACAGATGGTGGCAACGGAGCGCGGTAGCAAGCGTGCCATCGGCGTGTTTGACGAAACGAGCGATGTCAAGAAAGGCACCAAGACGCCTGGCGTTCAGCGTCAGTGGTGTGGCAAGGTTGGCAAGACCGATAACTGCATGGTGACGGTTCATCTTGCTTTTGCTCAGGATGACTTTCACTGCTTGCTTGATGGTGAGTTGTTCCTTCCTGAGAGCTGGTCTGAAGATCGCGAGCGTTGTCGCGTTGCCGGGATCCCCGACGAAATGGTGTATCAGCCAAAGTGGAAGATCGCACTGGAGCTTTACGATCGCGCGCTGTCCAACGGTCTGGAGTTTGAGTGGATCACCTTTGACGAAGGCTACGGCTCCAAAGGCCCGTTTTTACGAGCTCTTGATGCCAAAGCACAGTTATTCATCGGCGAGGTTCCAGTTTCAATGACCGGCTGGATCAAGAAACCCGGGCTCCAACATCCTCCCAAAGATCCGTGTCGTGGTCGGCCGCAAAAAGGTGCGCGAGTTGCCAAAGACAATCCCAAAGCTCAGCCGTTTCGCAAACTGCTGGAAGAATCCACGCGGTTCACGAATCAGTCATGGGAGCGTTATCGCGTCAAAGATGGAGATAAAGGTCCCATGGTCTGGGAAGTCAAGCATGCGATGATCTATCGTCCTGACGGCAAGTGTGTTTCGAGCAAGCGTTGGCACTTGTTGGTGGCTCGTAACCCACTCAAGCCGGATGAAATCAAGTACTTTCTCAGCAACGCGCCGGCTGCAACAAGCGTTCAAAAGTTGTTGCTCGTTGCCTTCAGCCGCTGGCATGTCGAACGTTGCTTCCAGGATCAAAAGCAGGACATTGGACTCGACGCCTGGGAGGGCCGGAAGTATCTCGGGCTCAAACGACACATGATTCTGTCGTGCGTAAGCTACCTGTTCTTGACGAAGATGCGAGAAAAGCTCGGGGGAAAAAAAATCAGGGTTCACCGTCTATCAGGTTCACGACGCCGTATCGGCACTGGTCCAGACTTGGTGGCTTAA
- the tnpC gene encoding IS66 family transposase, producing the protein MPTAAQPTIDTDFLSKFLSGQATPDEISGLLRGDPEVAAFTLLAIQQQLPQRNSAGPNTPPATIPAYAKPVNKKKKRKRGAQPGHKGSRRPPPPEPDRTRHQKLDDCPSCGGQLKDTGDTRTRLSEDIPEDLKPIVTQDIIHRDWCPKCKKRFEPKPPDLLPHCQLGNRTLVLSALLHYLQGLTLSQIVDTFNFHLRLKVTHGGLVQMWHRLAKILYSWYEEIHHQSLEGSKLHADETGWRVEGQTHWLWCFTSDSTVYFMVDKSRGSPALQKFFTRYFDGTLITDFWSPYDAVDCADKQKCWPHLLRDMSAVDEKHADDKEWASFSRRVSSVYRDAKKLQAERSSMAEAAYDESVVRLEGRLHKVATESWQHADANRLAKRMAKYGNEMLTFLWYDDVASDNNAAERAIRPAVMIRKNSYANQSEQGATTMAVMMSVFRTLKLRRCFEIALS; encoded by the coding sequence ATGCCAACCGCCGCACAACCAACTATTGACACTGATTTTCTCAGCAAGTTTCTTTCAGGCCAAGCGACTCCAGATGAGATCTCTGGTTTGCTCCGAGGAGATCCCGAAGTAGCCGCTTTCACGCTGCTTGCGATTCAACAACAGCTCCCGCAACGCAACTCCGCTGGTCCCAATACGCCACCTGCGACGATTCCCGCTTACGCCAAGCCGGTCAATAAAAAGAAGAAACGCAAACGCGGAGCCCAACCAGGTCACAAAGGCTCGCGCCGACCGCCGCCCCCAGAACCCGATCGCACTCGACATCAGAAGCTCGACGACTGCCCCAGCTGCGGCGGTCAACTCAAAGACACCGGTGATACACGAACGCGACTCAGCGAAGACATCCCCGAAGACCTTAAGCCAATCGTCACCCAAGACATCATTCACCGCGACTGGTGCCCGAAGTGTAAAAAACGCTTCGAGCCCAAACCGCCGGATCTCTTGCCGCACTGTCAGCTCGGCAACCGCACGTTGGTGCTCTCGGCATTGCTGCACTATCTGCAAGGCCTGACGCTCAGCCAGATCGTTGACACGTTCAACTTTCACCTGCGGCTCAAAGTCACGCATGGCGGTTTGGTTCAGATGTGGCACCGCTTGGCAAAGATACTTTACAGCTGGTACGAAGAGATTCACCACCAGAGTTTGGAGGGAAGCAAGCTTCACGCCGATGAAACGGGCTGGCGAGTCGAAGGACAGACTCACTGGCTGTGGTGTTTTACTTCCGATAGCACGGTTTACTTTATGGTCGATAAGTCTCGTGGCTCACCGGCACTGCAGAAGTTTTTCACTCGCTATTTTGACGGCACGTTGATTACTGATTTCTGGTCACCGTACGATGCTGTCGATTGCGCTGACAAGCAGAAATGTTGGCCGCACCTACTGCGCGACATGTCGGCGGTGGACGAGAAGCATGCTGATGACAAGGAGTGGGCTTCGTTCTCGCGACGCGTTTCGAGCGTGTATCGTGACGCGAAAAAACTGCAGGCTGAGAGATCTTCGATGGCGGAGGCGGCTTACGATGAGTCCGTTGTTCGTCTCGAGGGCCGCTTGCACAAGGTGGCCACCGAGTCGTGGCAGCATGCCGACGCCAATCGTTTGGCAAAGCGGATGGCGAAGTACGGCAACGAGATGCTGACGTTTCTGTGGTACGACGATGTTGCTTCGGACAACAACGCGGCCGAGCGAGCGATTCGTCCAGCGGTGATGATTCGCAAGAACAGTTATGCGAACCAGAGCGAGCAAGGTGCAACAACGATGGCGGTGATGATGAGTGTCTTTCGAACGCTGAAGCTAAGAAGGTGTTTTGAAATTGCTCTGAGTTGA
- a CDS encoding IS5 family transposase — protein sequence MSIEYPSSLSDDQWRLLRRLIPPAKLRGRKRIDRRQIVDAILYWCRTGCQWRLLPDCFPNWNTVYGVYRAWRIDGTWQRIHDRLREKVRRKEGRKPTPTAAIIDSQSIRSAEGGELRGYDAAKRITGRKRHILVDTLGLVMVVVVHSADLQDYEGAHLVLENIRQKFRRLRVIFADSIYGRADLPEFLKQWYRVILQTVKRPVEAKGFVVLPKRWIVERTFAWLGKFRRLSKDYERLTQSSETVIRIAMIQFMLNRLEK from the coding sequence ATGAGTATTGAGTATCCCAGCAGTCTCAGTGATGATCAATGGCGATTGCTTCGTCGTCTGATTCCGCCAGCAAAACTTCGCGGCCGCAAACGAATCGATCGGCGTCAAATTGTCGATGCGATATTGTATTGGTGTCGAACGGGCTGCCAGTGGCGGTTGCTTCCGGACTGCTTTCCGAATTGGAACACGGTTTATGGAGTTTATCGAGCTTGGCGTATTGATGGGACATGGCAACGCATTCACGATCGTCTTCGCGAAAAGGTACGCCGCAAAGAAGGCAGGAAGCCAACGCCAACAGCAGCCATCATTGATTCGCAAAGCATTCGCAGTGCTGAAGGAGGAGAATTACGCGGGTATGACGCGGCGAAACGAATTACCGGACGAAAGCGTCACATCCTGGTGGATACGTTGGGGCTTGTGATGGTCGTTGTTGTCCACTCGGCCGATTTACAAGACTACGAAGGTGCACATCTTGTTCTTGAAAACATCAGACAGAAGTTTCGTCGGCTTCGAGTCATCTTCGCGGACTCGATTTACGGGCGGGCTGATTTGCCGGAGTTCCTGAAGCAATGGTATCGCGTCATCTTGCAAACCGTTAAGCGTCCGGTCGAAGCCAAAGGGTTCGTTGTCTTACCCAAGCGATGGATCGTTGAACGGACTTTCGCATGGCTTGGAAAATTCAGAAGGCTCTCAAAGGACTATGAAAGACTGACTCAAAGCAGCGAAACTGTCATACGAATCGCAATGATTCAATTCATGCTAAACAGGCTGGAAAAATAG
- a CDS encoding tetratricopeptide repeat protein — MNWGPAILCCWPGLPGLWYRGRWSSLMLAITFAILLNLTIVASFIWTGIFNDDSFPAIAWPVLLLIWFSSVVIARRNLPDVMSLTKDDRFPANDSEPEGAIDALFIEARREYLKGHWNEAQSLLQRQLKHYPRDIESRLMLATLFRHTRQFDEATKQLNQVEKYDPAINWKNEIARERELLRLVHEFELTQHDPAADLADNNDGFIRDDGLSPGADIVNDAA; from the coding sequence ATGAATTGGGGGCCTGCAATATTGTGTTGTTGGCCAGGACTGCCGGGACTTTGGTACCGTGGTCGCTGGTCGTCCCTGATGCTCGCGATCACATTTGCCATCCTGTTGAATTTGACGATTGTCGCCAGTTTTATCTGGACGGGAATTTTTAACGACGATTCGTTCCCGGCGATTGCCTGGCCTGTTTTGTTGTTGATTTGGTTTTCCTCTGTCGTAATCGCAAGGCGAAATTTGCCTGACGTGATGTCACTGACAAAGGATGACCGGTTTCCGGCAAATGACTCCGAACCCGAAGGTGCTATCGACGCCTTGTTTATTGAGGCCCGAAGGGAATACTTAAAGGGTCACTGGAATGAGGCACAGAGTTTGCTCCAGAGACAACTTAAACATTACCCGCGAGACATTGAATCACGTTTAATGCTCGCAACCCTGTTTCGTCATACGCGTCAGTTCGATGAAGCGACCAAACAGTTGAACCAGGTTGAAAAGTACGATCCGGCCATCAACTGGAAAAACGAAATCGCAAGAGAACGCGAATTGCTGCGGCTGGTTCATGAATTTGAACTGACTCAGCATGACCCTGCCGCGGATCTTGCAGACAACAACGACGGTTTCATCCGTGACGACGGCCTCAGCCCTGGAGCCGACATCGTGAATGACGCCGCGTAA
- a CDS encoding glycosyltransferase family 87 protein, translating into MASVETTQPLSASLPSPTRKQIGLIRLFAICLLIPCALVSLVLNLSPNFSDSPNQPSLREHPVGGDILQEYVGGHIWNADRTRLYDWKHSAALQHDVELVGFEWEASGYFPMVYPPFHYQFASFGSGLNYRSFVVAWMFAGAISLSIASFVFLSGYREIRSGTGGWFIVAILFTPLLLSLNMGQKSAILLAILTISFVLLHRERPFTAGLVFGLIAFKPYLAVPIGVAMLCKKQFRFVAGSLLTLSVLIVGSLFLAPDVWGDYVQMCFGMSNYISNSGYQLEHSHSLWGAMQLLLGDFNPALVKPMAIVAAIGLVTLLGRILSGPIELSSPRFAFQFAALVIATVLISPHFYTYDLTILLLPLAICGLSEEVSKHINLRLLYWICIAVLFGASIYVPLALKLGVQISTVVFFAWLIVIAGGWNAAKKQALHRFE; encoded by the coding sequence ATGGCCTCCGTCGAAACAACTCAGCCACTGTCGGCTTCGCTGCCAAGTCCCACACGCAAACAGATTGGACTGATCAGGCTGTTCGCCATTTGTTTGCTCATTCCCTGCGCGCTCGTCAGCCTCGTCCTGAACCTGTCTCCGAACTTTAGCGATTCTCCAAACCAGCCATCGCTGCGCGAGCACCCGGTCGGCGGCGACATCCTGCAAGAATACGTCGGCGGTCACATCTGGAACGCCGATCGCACTCGGCTTTATGACTGGAAGCACTCCGCGGCGCTGCAACACGATGTTGAACTGGTCGGATTCGAATGGGAAGCATCGGGCTATTTCCCAATGGTCTATCCGCCATTCCACTATCAGTTTGCCAGCTTCGGTTCTGGCTTGAACTATCGCAGTTTTGTCGTCGCCTGGATGTTCGCCGGAGCAATTTCCTTATCGATCGCATCTTTTGTTTTCCTTAGCGGCTATCGCGAAATCCGATCGGGCACCGGCGGTTGGTTCATCGTCGCGATCCTGTTCACACCGTTGTTGCTGAGCCTGAACATGGGACAAAAGTCGGCGATCCTGTTGGCGATCCTGACGATCTCGTTTGTCCTGCTGCACCGTGAGCGTCCGTTTACCGCCGGGCTGGTTTTTGGTCTGATCGCGTTCAAGCCCTACCTCGCAGTTCCGATCGGAGTCGCGATGCTGTGCAAAAAGCAGTTTCGCTTCGTGGCGGGATCATTGTTGACGTTGTCGGTGTTGATCGTGGGCTCTCTGTTTTTGGCCCCGGACGTCTGGGGCGACTATGTACAAATGTGCTTCGGCATGAGCAACTACATCTCCAACAGTGGCTACCAGCTTGAGCATTCCCACAGCCTGTGGGGCGCCATGCAGTTGTTGCTCGGCGATTTTAATCCGGCCCTGGTCAAGCCGATGGCGATCGTGGCAGCAATTGGTTTGGTGACGTTGCTGGGACGAATTCTGTCGGGTCCAATCGAACTGTCTTCACCTCGTTTTGCGTTCCAGTTTGCAGCCCTGGTCATCGCAACGGTATTGATCAGCCCGCACTTCTACACCTACGACCTGACGATCCTTCTGTTGCCGCTGGCGATCTGCGGCCTGAGCGAAGAAGTTTCCAAACACATCAACCTTCGATTGTTGTATTGGATCTGCATTGCCGTGCTGTTCGGAGCCAGCATCTATGTTCCGCTGGCGTTGAAACTGGGCGTACAGATTTCGACAGTCGTCTTTTTCGCTTGGCTGATCGTGATCGCTGGGGGCTGGAACGCCGCGAAAAAACAAGCACTGCATCGATTTGAATAA